The nucleotide window GCAGGACTTCCTCAAGGAACGGCTGAGTGCCCAAGGGTTGACCGTCCTGGTACCCGACGCCGAAGAGCGCCTGGCGGTGCACCGCATCATCTATGACGAACTCTGCGTGGGCGTGATCAACCCGGCATCGCGCGAGGTCTACCAGCAGGTCATCGAGTCCCTGACCCGCCGTGGCGCCCAGGCGATCATCCTGGGCTGCACGGAAATCGGCCTGCTGATCAAACCCGAGCACAGCGCCCTGCCCCTGCTCGACACTACCCACCTGCATGCGCGGGCGGCAGTAGCGTTTGCCTTGGATTGATCGACAGGCCTGAGGTGCCCGGCCTTGCTACAACCTGCTCAACGGAGCCGCGCCATGGCGAGGGTGTCAACCCAGCGCCCGTCACGCACCGCATAGTCACGCATCAGGCCTTCCGTCTCGAAGCCGAATTTACGGTACAGCCCGACAGCGGCCTCGTTGTCGGCGTATACCGTCAGCTCGACCCGTCGCAGGTTCATCCAGTTGTCCGCCACCTCCAACGCGGCGGCCAGCAGCATCGAGCCCACGCCCTTGCCTTGCCAGGCGACGGCAACGCCCATACCGAGGCTACCGCAGTGGGCACGACGGACACGCGAGTACTGCTCCAGCCCCAGGTTGCCAATGACAGTGCCCTGATGCAGCGCGACCAGTTTCACATGGCGTTCATCGTCCATCGCCAGACGCTTGCGCCAGACCTCGGTGGACTGGAACGGCATCTGTAGCACCTGACGGGTAACGGCCGGGTCGTTATACAGTGCGGTAACTGCGTCGAGATGGGCTTCAGTGAAACGGGCAATGGTGATCGTGGGCTCGGACATACGGCTCCTTCCTGGAAACGTGACATGGCCGTCGACTATAAACCGACGATCATCCGGTAGCGAATGTACAGACGCCATCGCGGGCAAGCCCGCTCCCACATTGGACTTGGATGGACGCAGCATGTGCAAACACCCCCAGACCCTGTGGGAGCGAGCCTGCTCGCGATGGGGTCGGAACATTCAATACCTTCATGACAGACCCACCGCTATCGCGAGCAGGCTCGCTCCCACAGGGGATCCGAGTGGTCGCTGGATTTGCGCACGACACCATTCCCACACTGGACTTGGATGTACGCAGTTTTTGCATACACCCCAGACCCTGTGGGAGCGAGCCTGCTCGCGATGGGGTCGGAACATTCAATATCTTCATGACAGACCCTCCGCTTCGCGAGCAGGCTCGCTCCCACAGGGGATCCGGGTGGTCGCTGGATTGCGCACGACGCCATTCCCACACTGGACTTGGATGGACGCAGTTTTTGCATACACCCCCAGACCCTGTGGGAGCGAGCCTGCTCCGGGCGGCGATCCGACGATGAGGCCTTCAGCGTCAGCGAATGTCCGGCTTATTGATGTTGCACCTGCACCATCGAGTTCACCTGCACTCGTGCGTGCATCTGTTCTGCCCCGCCGCCCCGGCGCATGCCGCGTACCGGGCAGGCGTCGAGGTAGTCCAGGCCGACCGCCAGTTTCAGGTGCCGGTCGGGACGGGTCAGGCGGTTGGTCACGTCGAAGCTGTACCAGCCGTCGTCCAGCCAGGCTTCGGCCCAGGCATGGCTGGCCAGATGAGATTCATCTTCGGTGTACAAGTAACCGGAGACATAGCGCGCCGGAATACCGAGGCTGCGCGCGCAGGCCAGGAAAGCATGGGTATGATCCTGGCAGACGCCCGCGCCACCGGCAAACGCCTCGGCGGCCGTGCTGCTGACAGCGGTCGTGCCCGGGCTATAGGGCATGCGCGCCGCAAGGCCCTCCATCAGATCGACCAGTGCCGCACGATCGCGTCGCCCTGCGCATTGTTCCATGGCGAATGCGCTGAGCGCGTCATCCGCCTGGGTCAGACGACTCGTGCGCAGGAACGGCAGCGGCGACTGCGGGTCCGGTTCCATCTCCACCGCCTGGTGGATTTCCACCTCGCCATAAGCGGTCAGCACCAAGGCGCCGTGGGGCTCGTCCATGGTCATCACATGCAGGATGTTGCCGTAGGGGTCGATCTGGCTGCGCACCAGTCGCGGCAATTCCAGATGCCATTGCAGGATGCGCTGGCGCTGGCTGTCCTTCGGGGTCAGGCGCAGGAACTGGATGCTGGTGCAGACTTCATCGGTATAGCGATAGGTAGTGTCGTGGCGTATGGACAGTTTCATACGACCTCCAGATAGGACTCGTGAACGGTCTGGCCCAGATGACGGATCTGGTCGATGAGGTCGGTCAGCCAAAGGTGCAGGCCCGACGCCAGGATCTCATCGATCCCGGAATACCGCAGGCGCGCATTCAGTTCCGCGGCCAGGCGCTGGGCCGGACGGCCGTTGTGGCCGGGCAGGCTGGCGAGGATCTGATCGAGTTCCTCGATGCAGGCATGCAACGAGCGCGGGACATCGGCGCGCAGCAGCAACATCTCCGAAACCTGCTCGGCATTCGGCGCATTACGGTAGATCTCGTTGAACGCCTCGAACGACGACAGCGCCCGCAGCAAGGCACTCCACTGGTAATAACCGCGCGCCGAACTGTCGCTGACCTCTTCCGACTCCTCGCCAAACATTTCGTAGCGTGCATCCAACAGGCGCAGGGTATTGTCTGCCCGCTCGATGAACGTCCCCAGGCGAATGAAACAGTAGGCATCGTTGCGCATGATGGTGCCCGACGTCGCGCCGCGGAACAGATGCGAACGCTCTTTGACCCATTCGCAGAAATGACTGATGCCGTAGCGCCCCAGGCCATTGCTGGCGATGTTGCGCATCTCCAGCCAGGTGGCATTGATGTTTTCCCACATGTCCGCGGTGATGCGTCCGCGCACCGCATGGGCATTGGTCCGCGCCGCCCGCAGGCAGCTGTAGATACTGCCGGGATTGGTTTCATCCAGGGCGAAGAAATGCAGCATTTGCTCGCTGTTGAGTTCGCCATTACGCGCGTTGTAGTCATCCAGCGTACCGGCCGCCAGCAGCGACATCGCCAGCTCGGCATGACCGTCGCTGCGCCCGGCCTGGGGCATCAGGGACAGCGAGTAACTGACTTCGAGCATACGCGCCAGGTTTTCTGCGCGCTCCAGGTAGCGGGACATCCAGTAGAGGTCCGAAGCGGTTCTTGAAAGCATGTCTTAATCCTCCACTACCCAAGTGTCCTTGGTGCCGCCGCCCTGGGACGAATTCACCACCAGCGAGCCTTCGCGCAGTGCCACGCGAGTCAGGCCACCCGGCACGAGGCGGGTTTCCTTGCCTGACAGCACGAACGGCCGCAGGTCGATATGGCGCGGCGCGATGCCACTTTCGACAAAGGTCGGGCACGTGGACAGGCTCAAGGTCGGCTGAGCGATGTAGGCCTCGGGACGGGCCTTGAGTCGTGCACGGAAGTCTTCGATTTCCGCCGCGGTGGCCGCTGGCCCCACCAGCATGCCGTAGCCGCCGGAGCCCTGGGTTTCCTTGACCACCAGATCAGGCAGGTTCGCCAGCACATGGGACAGTTCCTGGGGCTTGCGGCACTGCCAGGTAGGGACATTCTTCAGGATGGGTTCTTCGGTGAGGTAGAAACGAATCATCTCGTCGACGTAAGGGTAGATCGACTTGTCATCGGCGACGCCGGTACCGACCGCGTTCGCCAGCACCACATTGCCGGCACGGTAGACGGCAATCAGGCCTGGCACACCCAACATCGAATCGGGATTGAACGACAGCGGGTCGAGATACGCGTCGTCGAGACGCCGGTAGATCACATCCACCTGCTTGGGACCGGCCGTCGTGCGCATGTAGACATGGTCGTCGCGCACGAACAGATCGGCGCCCTCCACCAGCTCCACGCCCATTTCCCGAGCCAGGAACGCATGTTCGAAGTAGGCGCTGTTGAAGCGGCCCGGGGTCAGGACTACCGCGGTAGGGTTATCCAGCGGGCTCGAGCTCTTGAGGGTGTCGAGCAACAGGTTCGGGTAATGATCGATGGGGGCTACCCGTTGGGCGGCGAAGAGTTCGGGGAACAGACGCATCATCATCTTGCGGTCTTCGAGCATGTAGCTGACACCGCTGGGCGTGCGCAGATTGTCTTCCAGCACGTAGTAACTGCCGTCACCGTCTCGAACCAGGTCGACACCGGCGATATGGGCGTAGATGCCCCGGTGCAGGTTCAGGCCCTGCATCGCAATCTGGTAACCCTCGTTGGCCAGCACCTGCTCGGCGGGAATGATCCCTTCCTTGAGGATGTGCTGCTGGTGATAGATGTCGGCCAGGAACATGTTCAGCGCCTGGACCCGCTGGATGCAGCCCTGCTCGACCTTCTGCCATTCGCTGGCCTTGATGCTGCGGGGAATGATGTCGAAGGGAATCAACCGCTCGGTGCCCTGCTCGTCCCCGTACAAGGTGAAGGTGATCCCGGCTCGATGGAACAGCAGGTCGGCTTCGCGTCGGCGCTGCTCGAGCAGTTCGACCGGCGTGTCCGCCAGCCAACGTGCGAAGGCTTGGTAATGCGGGCGGCAGTCACCCTTGGCGTCATACATTTCATCAAAAAAAGCTCGGGGCATAGCCAACTCCCAGCCGCGTTCTACACGGCATTTCTTATTACTTCGTCATTCCAATGGTCCGGCCTTGCCTTGCGCTAATGAGCCCTGTTTTCTCTCGGCACCTCGATAGACATCCGTCTCTGGTGTGGCCTTTGCGTCTGGATGACGTGCGCCCCCTGTTAAATCCGCGTAATGAATTCCTCCGTCTGAAGCCATCGGTGGTTTGGCTTGGGTTGTTGAAGCGTAGCAAAGGCTATGCCTAAGCATGAAGCGGCAAAAAACCGGTGGAAAAACAGCGCGAAAATTACGATCAGGCGAAGTTCGCTGTCGTTTTTGCGACAAAAGCAGGCTCTAGAGCTGAAACGTTTTATTTCAGCTTCCCGTGGAGAGCGCGGGAACGGGTCGAATAGGTGCACAAAGACCGGTAACAGGGCGTGAATGCCCTGAAAGGGGGAAATTTTTACTCACTGCACGGGAGTCACGAGAATGTCTTGCCTGCCCACTCAGGCACAAACAACAAGGCATACCGATTCTCTCGGCATGCCTTTTTTCGTTGCGACCCGTCCCTGATGCCTTTTCTACAGTGTCTCGGAGACTTTCTTGAACACATCCTCAGGCACCCACCCTTTCCAATCGGCGGTGTGGTTACGCAAGTAATAGCGCGCCGTTTGCTCGGGGGTCTCCTTGTTGGAGACCATTCGGGTTGCCAGGGTCCGGATGGTGTCGGTTCCCACGAACATCGACTTCAGGAAAGGAATGACGCTCGGATGCTCTTCGGCGAACTTGGCTGAGGTGTATTTATTCAGCGGGATATCTGCATAGGCACAGGCTTGTCGGCTCCCAACGCCTTCCTTGAACTGGGCGAGGCTTTGCTTGATCGCTTCCCAGCAGGCTTCGCTGTAGGCGGGCTCCTCCAGACGCGTAAGGGCCAACTCACCCATCAGGGGGCTCGGATCCCAGTAGTACGTCATGAAGGGCTGCCCTTTCTCGTAAGCGGAGATGATCGCGGCATTGAGTGCCGACTCGGACTTGAGCTCCACTGGCGTGAACGTTTTATCGATCCCGTAGGTGGCCATCTTAATCAGGTTGATTTCCCGGCACGCCCAACTGCTGATGCAGTTCAGCCAGGTCGGCTTGCCCGACCCCGATGCCTGCTTGAAGACCTCGGCGTACCTGGGGAGATCGGCGACGCTTTTCAGATCGGGGGTCGTCGGCTTGATGCCGCGCCCCGCATCGCCCTTGATCATGTAGGTGGGGACATAGAAAGCCTGGGTAAGACGTTCATACGTGGGGCCGAAATCGAGGATGGTTTTCTTCGCCGTCTGATCCTGGACCCACTGTGGCATCAGCGAGGTAAACACCTCCATATTGATATCGATGGCACCGGTCTCCATCGCATTCTGCATCTGCGCAATATCAAGGCTGACGGATTCCACGTTCATACCGTATCCATGCTTGAGGATGTACATGGCGATATGATTGTCGATCTGGATATTTTCCCAGCCACCGTCGTAGAACCGGATCGGACGCGGGTCAGATGTCGCCAAAGCCCAGTGGGACGTCAGGCTCAGGATGAAGCACAGCACAGTACGCAAGAACATTGAAGGCATTTGAACTCTCCTATGAGTGAACGTTTTCTGCGGGGCGATGGGGCGCCGGGGTGGGTGAACCGGCAAGCGTTTCCACCACGATACTGGCGATCAGATCTCGCTGGCCTTCCACAAAGTAATGATCCCCGGCACAGAACACCGACCTGAACGCGTCGGTGGTATGTTCACGCCAGCCGGTGATGTGCACGCCAGTGGCGTAGGGATCGATCCGTCCGCCAATCGAGGTAATGGGCACCGCCAGCGGCGGATGGGCCCGGTACAGGTAGGTGTTATTGACTTCGTAGTCCGCCTTGATGATTGGAAGCATCAAGTCACGCATTTCAGCGTCATCGAACAGCGCCTGATTGTTGGCAAAATTCATTTCCTTGAGCATGGCGATGAGCTCGCTGTCACCCTTTTGCGCGGACTCACCATCCGATTCGTAATTGAACTGCAGGACATCCGAGGCGAATTGATGCTCGTTGTAGAAATGCGGTGCCCGGCTTCCGGCAAAAATCAGCTGTGAGGGGTACAGGTCATGCGCCTTGGCGAGGCGTTGCGCCACTTCAAACGCCTGGACACCGCCCAGGCACAGGCCAAGGAATGCGAACGGCCGGTCCAGGTAGGGCAGCAGATCCGGCGTCAGGTTTGTCACCAGCTCTTCCATGCGGGTGTACGACTTCTCCCCCAGTCGCGCATTGCGTCCGGGCAATTGCAACAGACAGAGCTCGATATGATCCGGTAGTCGATCTGCCCACCCCTTGAACACCGCCGGCCCGCCGCCCGCATAGGGAAAGCAGATCAAACGCAGCGTGGCCTGGGGTCGAGGGACTGGAATAACCAGGCAGCCGGAGGTCTGCTCCTCTTGCGACCTGGGTGGGCCAGCCTTTGTCGGCTCGACCGGATCGCCCGGACGGGCCGCCTCGACATGCTCGAGTACGAAATCGCCGATATCGTTGAGCGTGGCACCTACGATAAGCCTGCCCAGGGGGAAATTGATGCCGAGCTTTTTCAGACTGTTGCGAAATTCAACGGTCATCAGCGAATCAAACCCCATCATCGTGAGGGACTTGTCCATGGGCATCGCATCAGAGTCGAAGCCGCCTGCGACACGCGCTGCAACAGACCTCAACCGATCTAGGATGAACGCCTGTCGCTGCTCGCCATCCAGCGACGACACCGTGTCCAGGAAAGGAACCGTATCGCCCTCCGCCGTCGTCTCGCCCGTTGGATGCTGCGCGTCAATCAGCGACAGGTAGGGCCAGTCGCTGGATTGCAAGTGGGCCTTATAGGGCTTCCAGTCGATCGGCGCGATCCCCATGACACCTTGTGCGGACAGGTTGTCCCACAATCTCTGCAAGCCGGCTTGCGCGGATATGAAGTTGATGCCCAATGCCGACAAGCGCTTCTTGAAGACACTGTCGACCCGACTGGCCATGCCTTCGGAGGACCAGGGGCCCCAGGCGATGCTCAAACCGGGTAATCCCGAACTGACGCGGTTTTCCATGATGGCGTCCATCGCACTGTTGGCCGCGACATAGTTCGCCTGGCCCTTGAAACCCAGCGACGCGCTGATCGAGGAAAATCCGATGAAAAAATCCAGCGGCTGATCGCGGGTGACCCGATCCAGCACCTGGGTGCCCTGCAGTTTTGGCAACAGGACATGATGGAGGGACGACGCACTCAGTTTCGACAGGACAGCGTCTTCAACTGTCCCCGCCAATTGCAACACACCTCGTAGCGGCCATTGCAAAGTACCGATGTACGACGCCAGGGTTTCGGCGGCCTCACCCGTGGCGATATCCATACGCAGATAATCGATGCCCACCCCCTGGTGCCTGAAGCTGTCCAGCACGGTCGAGCCCGTTGCGTCCAGCGACTTGCGCCCAACCACCGCCAAATGACGGGCGCCCTTTTCCACCAGCCAGGCAAGGACCTCGCGCCCTAGCCCACCGAACCCGCCAACAACCAGATAGGTCGCTTGCGGACTTAACGCCATGTGCCTCGACTTCCCTGGGGAGGCTTCCACGAGCCTGGGTACATGGACGCCACCCTGGCGAATAGCGAATTGATCCTCCTGGCCGCTCGCAAGCATCAATTGCGCGGCAAGCGACAGATCGACATCCTCCAGGTCTGGCGGCAAGTCGATGAAGCCGCCCCAGGCCGCGGGCTCTTCCTGTGCGATCACTTTGGCCAATCCCCAAAGCGGCGCCTGTGCGACATTGATCAACGAAGAAGCCGAACGTACGTTGACCGCTGCGCGTGTCACGATCCAGAACCTGGCGACCTCTGATCTGGAGGCGCTCGCCAGTGCTTGCAGGGTCGCCACCACGCTGTAGAGACCGGTCTCCAGGGGAGCGAGGTCTTCCTGTCCTGAAAGGCGATCCTGGGAGGCTATCGGGTCGGTCCCGCCGAGGTGAACCACGCCTTTGAGCGGGCATTGCGCAGAGACTGGCAGCGACTGGAACAGCTCATGGAGGTCCTCGGGGAAACCGGTCCTGATGTGCCAGAGATGGGCGCTGACCCGGCGGCAATCATCGGCGAACAGCGCATGAACCACCGGCCCGTCAGTACTCGGCAGACTCTTGCCAATACCCTGGACCAACTCGCTGGTGCCGCCGATAAACAGCCACATCCCGCTAGGACTCTGATTGTCAACGACCGGCGTACGGCTGGGTTGCGGCACCCATTCCACGGTCGTCAGCCATTGCGACTTGGCTGGGACAGGACGCCCCAGCCAGTGGCAGGACCGCTGGAATGGGTAATTCGGGACAGTGACGCGTGTCGACGCCGAACCGTTCAGAAGCGTATTCCAGTCCAGCTCGACCCCGGACTCGAACAGCTGTCCCGCGCTTTGCAGAAGCTGGTCCCGATCGGCGATCTTACTGCTCAGGCTGGTTATCCAGCTGACCTGGTCGGCGTCATCAGGTTGCAGGCACGCCGCTCCGATCGTTGACAGCACCGCCTTCGGCCCAATCTCGAGGAAAGTGCGGCCGCCGTTTTCGAATGCGGCTTGGATGCAGTCCATGAAACGTACTGGCTGGCGAACATGTTCCAGCCAGTACTCCGGCGTCACCAGGCGCGCTGTCGCGATCTCTGCGCTGACGTTACTGATCAGCGGATAGCGCGGCGGCGACAGGCTGATACGCTTGAGAACGGAGGCAAAGGAGGCCAGCATCGGCTCCATCAGTGCAGAGTGAAACGCGTGAGAAACCTTCAGGCGCGTGAACTGGGTTTGCCGGGCATCGAGCACACGGTGGAGCCTGTCCAATTCATTCAACGCACCGGACACCACCACATTACCTGGGCCGTTGATGGCCGCGATGCTCAGGTCAATGGCATGTTCCGCCAGCAGTTGCTCCAACGCTTCGCCCTTGAGTGTGATGGCTGACATTCCACCATCCCGCGGCAGCGCCTGCATAAGGCGACCCCGCTCGGCCACCAGGGTCATACCGTCTTCCAGGCTGAATACGCCTGCGACGCAGGCCGCCGAAAACTCACCCAGGCTGTGCCCGAGCAGGATATCGGGGACGACGCCCAGGCTCAGCCACACCTGGGCAAGGGAATATTCCAGCGCAAACAACGCAGGTTGTGCGTAGCGTGTCTGATCGATCAGCCCGGCATCATCCTGCGCGGAAGGGAAAAGGATCGTGAGCAGGGAAACGCCCATGCAAGTCCGTGCAATCGCATCGCAGCGATCGAGAGACGCCCGGAACACCTCGTTATGCGCGTAGAGATCCTTGCCCATGCCTGGAAACTGAGCCCCTTGTCCGGTGAAGACAAACACCAGCCCAGGCTCCCCCGCAGGATCGACCCAGCGAATATCCTGATCGCCCTGTTGAAGCTTGGCGAGCAGGGCTTCTGTCTGGCGGGCCGATGCGGCATAACGAAAAGGGAACTCCGCCCGCCCGACCCGGGCGCTGTAGCAGATATCGCCCAGGGAAGGCGTCCCGGGACGTTCGAGCCATTCCCGGTATTGGGTGATCTGGTCTTTCAGGGCGCCGCGGTCCTTTGCGCAAAGCGCCAGGAGATAAGGACCGTCGGCCTCTTTCTCCGGACGGGCCGGCCGCAGGGGAGCCTCTTCGAGAACGACATGTGCGTTCGTCCCTCCCACGCCGAAAGAACTGACGCCTGCGCGACGCGGCAGGTCAGTGGCCGGCCATGGAACGGTTCGAGCGCTGATGAAGAACGGACTGCCGTCCAGATGAATGCCTTCGTTGGCCTGGGTGAAGTGCAGCGTGGCGGGAATCGTCCGGTGCTTGAGGGCCAACACGGTCTTGATAAAGCCTGCCACGCCAGCCGCGGCGATGAGATGACCGATGTTGGTTTTCACCGCTCCCAATGCACAGGTGTTTGCCCCGGCACCGTGCTGCGTAAACACATCTCTCAACGCTTTGAACTCGATTGGATCGCCCAATGGGGTCCCCGTCCCATGGGTTTCCACAAAGCCGAGGGTCGCAGCGCTCACCTCGGCATTCGCCAGCGCTTGCTCAATGACTTGGGCTTGTCCCTGGGAACTGGGAGCGGCAAAGCTGACCTTATTGGAGCCGTCGTTATTGATGGCCGACCCCTTGATGACCGCCTGGATGGCATCGCCCGCCTCCAGGGCATCGGCAAGACGCTTGAGCGTGACCAGCCCGGCACCGCTGCCAAAGATCGTTCCCTGCGCGGACCCATCGAACGCCCGGCAATGCCCATCCGGCGACTGGATCATTCCCTCCTGGTAGACATAGCCCATGGCATGCGGGACCAGCACGGTCACGCCGCCGGCCAACGCGACATCGCACTCGCCCAGCAATAGGCTTTGACACGCCATATGGATCGAGACCAGCGAGGTCGAGCACGCCGTCTGAATGTTCAGCGCGGGCCCCCGCAACCCCAGTTTGTAGGCGATCCGCGTCGACAGATAATCCTTATCGTTGCCCAGCAGATTCATGAAGCCTGCGCTGCTGTCCAGGAAACCGCTTTCGCCGGTCCCTTCGCCTAGAACCTGGTTATGAAGATAATCGTTATGGCCTGCACCGGCGAAAACACCGATGTTCAGTGCTTCACGATCCTTGCTCAAGCCCGCCGCATCCAACGCCTCCCAGGCGCATTCGAGCAGCAGACGATGCTGGGGATCGGTAATCGCCGCTTCGCGGGCCGGCATCTCGAAGAAGCCGGCATCGAACCGATCGACATTGTCCAGCCGGGCCGCTCTGGCGACGTAGTCCTCTCGGTCAGCCTGTTCAGCTGCCACACCGGCCTCCAGCAAGGCCCCCAGCGAAATGGAGTCGATGGATTCCCGTCCCGAGACCAGGTTTTCCCAGAAGGCGTCAACGGAGTCGGCACCGGGGAATCGGCAAGCCATGGAAATGACGGCAATCTCATTCCCGTGATAATTGGTTTCGCTCATCCTCTTCTCTCCCAAATTTGAAAGTGACTTGGCACATGGCGCCTATAACTGCTTCTGGCGTCTACGCGCCGCTGATCTGATGGCGGCGGTCCTGCGGTCCACACTGGAAGAAGGAAACGGATTCTTGGACGAGGCGTCACCCGATCCCAGCTTTTGGTTGATCAGGCGGGTTTGCGCGTCAAGGCTGTTCACCTCGAACAACTCCGTGACTTGAAGGTTCAAGCCAAAGGCATCGTTCAATGCCCGGGTCAGGTTGACGATGAGCAGAGAGGATCCTCCCTGCGCAAAAAAGCTCAGCGTCGGATGTATCGAGGCATTCATCAGGATGTCTGACCATATTTGCGTCAGGCGCTGCTTGACCGACAACGACTGATCGTCCGCGGGCAAGCGCCTGGAGTGGACGCGAGGCGCAAACCGCTCCAGGGCGGCGACATCCAGCTTGCCGTTGAACGTCAGCGGGAAACGCTCCAGGAAAATGAAATGAGCGGGGATCATGTAGGCAGGCACATGAGCTCGCAGAGATGCCTTGAGTTGCTCGATGAGCTCTTGCCGCATAGCGGCATCCCCGATTTCCCGGACAGGAGGGGGTTCCATCTGCATGTCGCTCAACGCAGGACGCGGCTCGAACGTAGGGTCCAGGCTGTCATGGGGCCCCACGAATATGTCCATTGTCCCGGCGGGGAGGCTATCGCTCCAGCGTACTTTGGCCTGGCGATGACGGCTCGCCGCCCATTGACGAATGTATTCCGGGTCGCAGGCCTCGCTCGGGCGGATCGAAGAGCCGCCTTCGGCAAGCTGAAGATCCAGGCTGATCCTGACGTTCGGAACACCCGAAAGCACGAACGACGAAGGCATCGATGCCAGCCATTGACCCAGGTCCTGTGCGTGAAGACGCTCGTGCGGATACGAATAGCGTGCTGCCGGCGCCAGAATCGCTCGGTCATCCCTGTCGAGCCTGATGATGACGTCGTAACGATAACGGGTCATTTCATCCTTGCCCTGCCCCGTTCGCAATTCAGTCTCTACGTGGACGACTCGCTTCACTGCATAGGCCAGTTGCTTGATCTGCAGAGGATCCAGCCACA belongs to Pseudomonas sp. B21-028 and includes:
- a CDS encoding circularly permuted type 2 ATP-grasp protein, which produces MPRAFFDEMYDAKGDCRPHYQAFARWLADTPVELLEQRRREADLLFHRAGITFTLYGDEQGTERLIPFDIIPRSIKASEWQKVEQGCIQRVQALNMFLADIYHQQHILKEGIIPAEQVLANEGYQIAMQGLNLHRGIYAHIAGVDLVRDGDGSYYVLEDNLRTPSGVSYMLEDRKMMMRLFPELFAAQRVAPIDHYPNLLLDTLKSSSPLDNPTAVVLTPGRFNSAYFEHAFLAREMGVELVEGADLFVRDDHVYMRTTAGPKQVDVIYRRLDDAYLDPLSFNPDSMLGVPGLIAVYRAGNVVLANAVGTGVADDKSIYPYVDEMIRFYLTEEPILKNVPTWQCRKPQELSHVLANLPDLVVKETQGSGGYGMLVGPAATAAEIEDFRARLKARPEAYIAQPTLSLSTCPTFVESGIAPRHIDLRPFVLSGKETRLVPGGLTRVALREGSLVVNSSQGGGTKDTWVVED
- a CDS encoding transglutaminase family protein encodes the protein MKLSIRHDTTYRYTDEVCTSIQFLRLTPKDSQRQRILQWHLELPRLVRSQIDPYGNILHVMTMDEPHGALVLTAYGEVEIHQAVEMEPDPQSPLPFLRTSRLTQADDALSAFAMEQCAGRRDRAALVDLMEGLAARMPYSPGTTAVSSTAAEAFAGGAGVCQDHTHAFLACARSLGIPARYVSGYLYTEDESHLASHAWAEAWLDDGWYSFDVTNRLTRPDRHLKLAVGLDYLDACPVRGMRRGGGAEQMHARVQVNSMVQVQHQ
- a CDS encoding alpha-E domain-containing protein, with the protein product MLSRTASDLYWMSRYLERAENLARMLEVSYSLSLMPQAGRSDGHAELAMSLLAAGTLDDYNARNGELNSEQMLHFFALDETNPGSIYSCLRAARTNAHAVRGRITADMWENINATWLEMRNIASNGLGRYGISHFCEWVKERSHLFRGATSGTIMRNDAYCFIRLGTFIERADNTLRLLDARYEMFGEESEEVSDSSARGYYQWSALLRALSSFEAFNEIYRNAPNAEQVSEMLLLRADVPRSLHACIEELDQILASLPGHNGRPAQRLAAELNARLRYSGIDEILASGLHLWLTDLIDQIRHLGQTVHESYLEVV
- a CDS encoding GNAT family N-acetyltransferase, which produces MSEPTITIARFTEAHLDAVTALYNDPAVTRQVLQMPFQSTEVWRKRLAMDDERHVKLVALHQGTVIGNLGLEQYSRVRRAHCGSLGMGVAVAWQGKGVGSMLLAAALEVADNWMNLRRVELTVYADNEAAVGLYRKFGFETEGLMRDYAVRDGRWVDTLAMARLR
- a CDS encoding glycine betaine ABC transporter substrate-binding protein, encoding MPSMFLRTVLCFILSLTSHWALATSDPRPIRFYDGGWENIQIDNHIAMYILKHGYGMNVESVSLDIAQMQNAMETGAIDINMEVFTSLMPQWVQDQTAKKTILDFGPTYERLTQAFYVPTYMIKGDAGRGIKPTTPDLKSVADLPRYAEVFKQASGSGKPTWLNCISSWACREINLIKMATYGIDKTFTPVELKSESALNAAIISAYEKGQPFMTYYWDPSPLMGELALTRLEEPAYSEACWEAIKQSLAQFKEGVGSRQACAYADIPLNKYTSAKFAEEHPSVIPFLKSMFVGTDTIRTLATRMVSNKETPEQTARYYLRNHTADWKGWVPEDVFKKVSETL